CATCGACATCTCAACCTCAAGCCACTCTAGACACTTTTTCCTGAAGCAAGTTTCACGGTAGTATGAGTACAATCACTAAAGATAACGACGGGTGGATCGAGGCTGCACCTTCCAAGGAGGAAACGGGGCCCAAAGGTATGAATTTGATCCAGTCCAAAAATTGGGATCATATCTTATTCAAGCACAACCAGATGAGGCTATTGAAAACATTACATCTCAAATGGGAGAACTAGGGTCTGAAAATTCCGCTACAAACCTACTCAAATCGACTTATGAAGTCACAGTGGGTGTATTTTGCAGACGAAACGGTGCTGCGCTTACATGAATCAAAGGTTACACTTGCAGACCAACAAGCCGATCCAAATTCCCCTCTTTATAGCATTAAGAAATTTGAAGATTTAGGCCTGTGAGTCACATTTGACAATCGGCATAAAAGTGCAATTACCATATTGCCTAGCCACGAAAACCTACtcaagggaatttattctaTGAAATTTCAGCGCCCTTCCAAGATCCAGGAGCGCGCCTTGCCCCTTTTGCTTCAAAACCCGTAGGCAGCCTGGCTTCATGAAACCATCAATAGCTTACAAGCCCCTTCAGCCCGCGTAATATGATTGGGCAATCACAATCTGGGACCGGGAAGACCGCCGCGTTCGTGTTAACTATGCTCAGCCGCGTTGATGAGAGCAACCCAGCTCCACAGGTATGGCCTCGCCTTTATGGATATTCTTATGTTAACTTGCAATAGGCTATATGCCTCGCGCCTTCCCGAGAACTTGCCCGCCAAATCATGTCCGTCGTAACCAGTATGGGTCAGTTTACCAAGGTTACCACAGGCTATGCGATCAAGGATTCTCCTCGGGACGCTCAAGTGCAAGCGCAAATAATTATCGGCACGCCTGGGACAATGGCCGATATGATCAGGAAAAAGGCCATCAACATTACTGGAGTCAAGGTGTTCGTACTTGACGAAGCAGACAATATGCTGGATCAACAGGGATTGGGTGATCAAACTCTGCGAGTCAAAAAGTGAGCCTGTAGATATACAGCTGAGTGCTATTCTAACGATGAAGTTAGTGCAATGCCCAAAACCTGCCAGATTGTGTTATTTAGCGCAACATTCCCACCTCTGGTCAGGAATTTTGCTGCCAAGTTCGCGCCGTCTGCAAACGAAATCAAACTTAAAGAAGAAGAGCTCTCCGTTGAGGGTATCAAACAATTCTACATGGATTGCAAGGATGAGCAACACAAGTACGACGTATTGGTCGATCTATATAGTCTCCTTACAATTGGTCAAAGTATCATTTTCTGCAAGGTATGTGCAAACTTTATGCGGGAAAATATATTCCAACACATTCCCACAGCGTCGTGAAGTAGCCGATCAGATCGCTCGGCGAATGAGTGCAGAAGGCCACCAAGTATCATCACTTCATGGCGCTAAAGATGCAGCCGAGCGAGACACGACGATTGACGATTTCCGAGACGGGAAGTCTAAAGTCCTTATTACGACCAATGTCATCTCCCGTGGTATTGATATTCTTCAAGTGAACATGGTGGTGAATTATGATATGCCCCTCACGGGAGATGGAAAGCCCGATCCTGAGACGTACCTGCACCGCATCGGTGCGTACCTATAGTCCGGGTTGAATTTATCTAATCTGTTACTTAGGTCGTACTGGACGTTTTGGACGCAAGGGTATCGCCATTAACTTCGTCCATGACAGGCGATCTTGGGAAGAGATGAATGCCATCGAAAAGGCGCTCCATCATCCTATCTTACGAGTGGAGACGAAAGATTTCGATGAGATGGAAAAGGTATGAATATTATAGGCTGGTGTGTATGAAAGCTAAGCCAATATTGTTCCAGACCTTGCAAAAAGCCATGAAGTCTTGAGGAGCCAAGGTGATGGAAATTAGTGGCGGCCTTCTATTGTCATTTTACCGCCCTTTACCCAGAGTCATAATACATATAATACATCCATCGATGAAATACAGCTACAAAGACAGGATCGGAATAAGCTATGTACTCGAAGTTCTAAATAACTGAGAAATATCACATCTCCAATTCAAAAAAATGGATACGGAGTGCAACTACTGAGCTCTAGACAGGCTTTTGTAGGCAAAGACATGGTGGAATTTTGTCGCATACGATGTGCAAGGGTCTTTCAGCTCCTTGACCGCGCCGTTAACAAGCTCCCGAACTTCATGCTCGCACAATCCTAGTGTGGAGATTGTTGCAGACAAATTCCTCCAGGAAATGGTCCCATATTGCGCCAGTAGCAGCCGTATCTCCTGTAGCCTAACATCTGTGTCCCATCCGCCAGCGCAAGCTATTTGAGTGCCCGACCTAATATTCTCAAACGGAAGAAAACAACCGGGTTCACAGCCGTCCCAGACACAAGATTCCGGAGATAGCCATTCCGCGACAAGCCGACAGGCGTTGACCTCGACCCCTTGTGCGGCTAGTGCGCGATGCAATGTATCAATCGCTTTGTGGGTCAGGGGGGTTGATTCCATTGAAGGCTGATCAGTATCAAAGCTCTCGTAAAGTGTGGTTTCGGACTCTACTACAAGGAGTAGCCCGCCTGGCTTTAGAAGTCTTTGAGCCTCTCTCAAAATGCTCGGTACGTCTTTGGTCTGAAGA
The nucleotide sequence above comes from Rhizoctonia solani chromosome 3, complete sequence. Encoded proteins:
- a CDS encoding DEAD/DEAH box helicase, with translation MSTITKDNDGWIEAAPSKEETGPKDEAIENITSQMGELGSENSATNLLKSTYEVTVTLADQQADPNSPLYSIKKFEDLGLHENLLKGIYSMKFQRPSKIQERALPLLLQNPPRNMIGQSQSGTGKTAAFVLTMLSRVDESNPAPQAICLAPSRELARQIMSVVTSMGQFTKVTTGYAIKDSPRDAQVQAQIIIGTPGTMADMIRKKAINITGVKVFVLDEADNMLDQQGLGDQTLRVKNAMPKTCQIVLFSATFPPLVRNFAAKFAPSANEIKLKEEELSVEGIKQFYMDCKDEQHKYDVLVDLYSLLTIGQSIIFCKRREVADQIARRMSAEGHQVSSLHGAKDAAERDTTIDDFRDGKSKVLITTNVISRGIDILQVNMVVNYDMPLTGDGKPDPETYLHRIGRTGRFGRKGIAINFVHDRRSWEEMNAIEKALHHPILRVETKDFDEMEKTLQKAMKS